One window of Saccharopolyspora phatthalungensis genomic DNA carries:
- a CDS encoding DUF3375 family protein yields the protein MEITGERIRAALESNPTLTLLKAYSRDWVLPLFAEHLEQVDGSVSAEWFHERVLEARAQVPEWQSNVAPADHCRDWVEKRWLETETLNGRLRYRLSPYSLRALRFVRELVEGETTVSGARLGSISHAVRLLADMTDPDRVVQVRRIDQQIVELRKRREDIASGRVRLATLEEMKQQLREILAMTRSLPADFRQLRTMVEDRHQEVSRRAMAQGPPKADLVEDYLRENDLLSKTSQGTAYLGFSQLLSSRQTDQLRSDIDQILAQDFAREHMTAAQRDELDSMLSTLLAAELDVQNSYVRWSASLRRLLTRAAHGRHQRLLNLADRALHAGGTWVQVKPGQRYVPQDVLGVGPLAIVDISQTQLWRDHGPQEVVVEVGEQRTTLPAEDRAALRLAAGTSPRAIGRTINKLLTSRPAVTGAEVFEATASEFQRLGTLVSLLDLAVMHGQVDIGLVKTVRLSGDRAVALEATLPHLVFDSPIPVKEMP from the coding sequence ATGGAGATCACAGGCGAGCGAATTCGGGCAGCGCTGGAGTCAAACCCAACTCTGACACTGCTTAAGGCATACTCAAGAGACTGGGTGCTCCCGCTGTTCGCTGAGCATCTCGAGCAGGTCGACGGGTCGGTTTCCGCCGAGTGGTTCCACGAACGCGTTCTCGAGGCGCGGGCACAAGTCCCAGAGTGGCAAAGCAACGTCGCACCGGCCGACCACTGCCGTGACTGGGTCGAGAAGCGTTGGCTGGAGACCGAGACGCTCAACGGGCGCCTGAGGTACCGGCTGTCGCCCTACTCCCTGCGGGCGCTTCGGTTCGTCCGTGAGCTTGTCGAAGGCGAGACCACTGTCAGCGGCGCGCGCCTCGGCTCCATCTCGCACGCAGTACGGCTCCTGGCCGATATGACCGACCCCGACCGGGTTGTCCAAGTGCGACGTATCGACCAACAGATCGTCGAGTTGCGCAAGAGACGCGAAGACATCGCTTCCGGACGAGTGCGGCTGGCGACCCTGGAGGAGATGAAGCAGCAGCTGCGCGAGATACTCGCCATGACCAGATCGCTTCCGGCCGACTTCCGCCAGCTGCGCACCATGGTTGAGGACCGCCACCAGGAAGTCTCGCGACGGGCCATGGCCCAGGGGCCGCCTAAAGCAGATCTTGTAGAGGACTACCTCCGCGAGAACGATCTGCTGTCGAAGACGAGCCAGGGCACGGCGTACCTCGGGTTCTCCCAGCTGCTGTCGTCCAGGCAGACCGACCAGCTCCGCTCCGACATCGACCAGATCCTCGCGCAGGACTTCGCGCGTGAGCACATGACTGCTGCACAGCGTGACGAACTCGACAGCATGCTCTCGACGCTCCTTGCCGCAGAACTTGACGTGCAGAACAGCTACGTACGCTGGTCCGCATCGCTGCGCCGTCTACTCACACGTGCCGCCCACGGCCGCCACCAGCGGCTGCTCAATCTCGCCGACCGCGCTCTTCACGCAGGCGGAACCTGGGTACAAGTCAAGCCGGGACAACGGTATGTACCGCAGGACGTGCTCGGCGTGGGCCCTCTCGCGATCGTCGACATCTCCCAGACCCAACTATGGCGAGACCACGGCCCTCAGGAGGTCGTCGTTGAGGTCGGCGAGCAACGCACGACGCTGCCCGCCGAGGACCGGGCCGCCCTACGGTTGGCTGCGGGCACGAGCCCGCGTGCCATCGGACGGACCATCAACAAGCTGCTCACCAGTCGGCCGGCGGTGACCGGCGCCGAGGTGTTCGAAGCGACTGCGTCTGAGTTCCAGCGCCTGGGCACCCTGGTGAGCCTGCTCGACCTTGCCGTCATGCACGGGCAGGTCGATATCGGCCTCGTCAAGACGGTGCGGCTGTCCGGAGACCGAGCCGTCGCCCTCGAGGCGACCCTGCCTCATCTCGTCTTCGACTCCCCTATCCCTGTGAAGGAGATGCCGTGA
- a CDS encoding recombinase family protein: protein MTNGTTPASPAIYDKPLGEPRPAGRAVIYLRVSSKRQVGRDYDPEGISIPAQRAACHRKAAQLGLTIADEYVEPGRSGTEIAKRSSFQRMLGRIRDSGDADHVIVYKLSRLAAAGDVTLAQLSEQLHHQRQHTRPTRGHPQQVSISKLARMLRDRYYLGYITYRGEELPGRHEPIIEQDLFDRVQAVLDARTTNPNKHDTLRE, encoded by the coding sequence ATGACCAACGGAACAACACCCGCTTCTCCTGCTATCTACGACAAGCCTCTCGGAGAACCGCGCCCAGCAGGTCGAGCAGTGATCTATCTGCGGGTGTCATCAAAGCGGCAGGTGGGACGGGACTACGACCCCGAAGGCATCTCGATCCCAGCACAGCGCGCCGCGTGTCACCGCAAGGCCGCACAGCTCGGTTTGACGATCGCGGACGAGTACGTCGAGCCAGGACGATCAGGCACCGAGATCGCGAAGCGCTCCTCATTCCAGCGAATGCTCGGTCGCATCCGTGACTCAGGCGACGCTGATCATGTGATCGTGTACAAACTGTCACGACTGGCCGCCGCCGGCGATGTCACCCTCGCCCAACTGTCCGAACAACTTCACCACCAACGTCAACACACCCGCCCCACCCGTGGACACCCCCAACAGGTGTCGATCAGCAAGCTCGCCCGAATGCTGCGCGACCGCTACTACCTCGGCTACATCACCTACCGAGGCGAAGAACTCCCCGGCCGACACGAGCCGATCATCGAGCAGGACCTATTCGACCGCGTCCAAGCCGTCCTCGACGCCCGCACCACCAACCCCAACAAGCACGACACCTTACGGGAGTAA
- a CDS encoding amidohydrolase family protein, with amino-acid sequence MVPRSDADVPAWVAELGLPGLIDIHTHFLPERVMNKVWAFFDQAATHYGTEWAIYYRHAEETRLQVLRDLGVTTFAPLVYAHKPDMAAWLTDWALDFAARTPDAVPTATIFPEPSVTGYLTKALDAGARCVKAHVQVGAFDPRDALLDPAWGLLAEAGVPTVVHCGDGPQRGEYTGLDVFEEVLRRHPRLIAVLAHAGMPDYGTALELVDRYPRVHLDTTMVGVAFSEQFASLPADWPSRLAAHADRIVLGSDFPNIPYPYAEQLAAIASWAETDRRLGAEFLRGVLHDTPSRLLGLGA; translated from the coding sequence GTGGTTCCGCGCAGCGACGCGGACGTCCCGGCCTGGGTGGCCGAACTCGGGCTGCCCGGGCTGATCGACATCCACACGCACTTCCTGCCCGAGCGGGTCATGAACAAGGTCTGGGCGTTCTTCGACCAGGCGGCCACGCACTACGGCACTGAGTGGGCGATCTACTACCGGCACGCCGAGGAGACCCGGTTGCAGGTGCTCCGCGACCTCGGGGTGACGACCTTCGCCCCGCTTGTTTACGCGCACAAGCCGGACATGGCGGCCTGGCTGACCGACTGGGCGTTGGACTTCGCGGCCCGCACGCCCGACGCGGTGCCCACGGCGACGATCTTCCCCGAGCCGTCTGTCACGGGCTACCTGACCAAAGCGCTCGACGCCGGGGCGCGGTGCGTCAAGGCGCACGTCCAGGTCGGGGCCTTCGACCCGCGTGACGCGCTGTTGGACCCGGCATGGGGCCTGCTCGCCGAGGCGGGGGTGCCAACCGTGGTGCACTGCGGCGACGGCCCGCAGCGCGGCGAATACACCGGGCTCGACGTGTTCGAAGAAGTCCTGCGTCGCCATCCGCGGTTGATCGCGGTGTTGGCGCACGCGGGCATGCCGGACTACGGCACGGCGCTGGAGCTGGTGGACCGCTATCCGCGGGTGCACCTCGACACCACGATGGTCGGGGTCGCTTTCAGCGAGCAGTTCGCATCGCTGCCTGCCGACTGGCCGTCACGGCTGGCCGCGCACGCCGACCGAATCGTTCTTGGCAGTGACTTCCCGAACATCCCCTACCCCTACGCCGAGCAGCTCGCGGCCATCGCGAGCTGGGCCGAAACCGACCGCCGACTCGGTGCGGAATTCCTGCGCGGTGTGCTGCATGACACACCGTCCCGGCTGCTCGGCCTGGGAGCCTGA
- a CDS encoding DUF4194 domain-containing protein, with amino-acid sequence MNERTDAVDDDSTSSDDLDEHGLEGAANFPSGSQLPTATRRALTTLLTNRFITRSRNRSAWDALLAYENEIRERLADMYLLLVVDKDYEVAFKRQDPAEDSPRLLRRDKPLHRDASLLLIHLRKEHTYTDAADEPVVITRAQVGEFLRPFREDGDGDEARFESRVDKAIRAVVELKLLTPDPDADYLFTVSPAVVPLIGADEMMRMERHFVQAAKAEGATDGSDEVKTDEDLT; translated from the coding sequence GTGAACGAGCGCACCGACGCCGTCGACGACGACTCGACATCCAGCGACGACTTGGACGAGCATGGCCTCGAAGGCGCAGCGAACTTTCCCAGCGGGTCGCAGCTGCCGACTGCGACGCGGCGAGCGTTGACGACACTGCTGACCAACCGATTCATCACCCGTTCTCGCAACCGATCCGCGTGGGACGCGTTGCTGGCATACGAGAACGAGATCCGTGAGCGTCTCGCTGACATGTATCTACTCCTCGTCGTCGACAAGGACTATGAAGTCGCCTTCAAACGGCAGGACCCGGCGGAAGACTCACCTCGACTTCTGCGCCGCGACAAACCGCTGCACCGTGATGCTTCCTTACTGCTGATTCACCTGCGCAAGGAACACACTTACACGGACGCAGCCGACGAACCGGTCGTGATTACCCGCGCTCAGGTCGGCGAGTTCCTGCGCCCGTTCCGGGAGGACGGCGACGGCGACGAGGCCCGGTTCGAAAGTCGCGTGGACAAGGCCATCCGCGCTGTGGTCGAGCTGAAGCTGCTGACGCCGGACCCGGATGCGGACTACCTGTTCACCGTTTCGCCTGCCGTAGTGCCACTGATCGGCGCTGACGAGATGATGCGCATGGAGCGGCACTTCGTTCAGGCGGCTAAAGCAGAGGGCGCAACCGATGGCTCTGACGAAGTCAAGACCGACGAGGACCTCACGTGA
- a CDS encoding Wadjet anti-phage system protein JetD domain-containing protein, with amino-acid sequence MHNPDHVLDQVRTRYRKNWRDWLLHSADTQSSFPLAPPSAQAIARESDAVGRWVRLWRNWSETRPTARLRSVMRRTVVGTQEVFTHLDLPTVDDLVELDQELTEHWLRANARWAQLRALPGGVVDERLRPYLQQIVDLDDPDFDILLDATKWFTENPRSGLTVRQVPVRGMHTKWLARNRRLVLACLNIAQQPSTSSDQPDEGLEQDDLDPLGLKALPVYVDVILADPADRALIGGLRHLSAPLPEIGALPLRPEIVLIVENKESAYLVPDRPRTVVVHSLGNNLNVLDEIGWLDSARQLYWGDLDRAGLTLLSRARARLPHLVSVLMDPATLEEHRALAVTDQTRADEPDPNLTDVETATLAALAAEHGIYVRLEQERLPSPFVRDQLSRVMDT; translated from the coding sequence ATGCACAATCCCGACCATGTGCTCGACCAAGTACGTACCCGGTACCGGAAGAACTGGCGCGACTGGCTGCTGCACAGCGCCGATACACAATCCTCGTTTCCCCTTGCACCGCCATCGGCGCAAGCGATCGCACGCGAGTCCGACGCTGTCGGCCGCTGGGTCCGGCTCTGGCGGAACTGGTCAGAGACACGCCCGACCGCCCGGCTACGCAGCGTAATGCGCCGTACGGTCGTGGGCACCCAGGAAGTATTCACCCATCTGGACCTCCCTACAGTCGACGACCTCGTCGAGCTCGACCAGGAGCTCACCGAGCACTGGCTGCGGGCGAACGCCAGGTGGGCGCAGCTTCGCGCTCTGCCCGGCGGTGTCGTCGACGAGCGATTGCGCCCTTACCTGCAGCAGATCGTCGACCTGGACGATCCCGACTTCGATATCCTGCTCGATGCCACCAAGTGGTTCACCGAGAACCCACGTTCCGGACTAACGGTTCGACAGGTGCCCGTACGAGGTATGCACACCAAGTGGCTTGCCCGAAACCGCCGGCTCGTGCTGGCCTGCCTCAACATCGCCCAACAGCCGAGCACCAGCAGCGACCAGCCAGATGAGGGGCTGGAACAGGACGATCTGGACCCTCTCGGGCTGAAGGCGCTGCCCGTATATGTCGATGTGATCCTGGCCGACCCCGCCGATCGCGCGCTGATAGGCGGCCTGCGGCATCTAAGTGCCCCGCTGCCGGAGATCGGCGCGCTGCCGCTGCGCCCCGAGATCGTCTTGATCGTCGAAAACAAGGAGTCCGCCTACTTGGTGCCTGACCGGCCTCGAACCGTGGTCGTCCATTCGCTGGGCAACAACCTCAACGTCCTCGACGAGATCGGATGGCTGGATAGTGCACGTCAGCTGTACTGGGGCGACCTCGACCGTGCCGGATTGACCTTGCTGTCGCGTGCTCGTGCCCGTCTGCCACACCTCGTTTCCGTCCTCATGGACCCGGCCACGCTTGAAGAACACAGGGCTCTTGCCGTCACCGACCAGACACGCGCCGATGAACCGGATCCCAACCTCACCGACGTCGAAACAGCGACCCTGGCCGCGCTTGCTGCGGAACACGGCATCTACGTGCGCCTCGAGCAAGAACGACTTCCGTCGCCGTTCGTTCGCGACCAACTAAGCCGCGTCATGGACACATGA
- the smpB gene encoding SsrA-binding protein SmpB has translation MVKERGRKVIAQNRKARHDWSVLDTYETGIVLTGTEVKSLRQGKAQLVDGFATVDDGEVWLRNVHIPEYTEGTWTNHEPRRSRKLLLHKHEILRLIGKIKESGLSLIPMALYFSDGKAKVELALARGKKAHDKRQDLAKRDADREMQRAIGRARKGMR, from the coding sequence ATGGTGAAGGAACGCGGCCGCAAGGTCATCGCGCAGAACCGCAAGGCGCGGCACGACTGGTCGGTGCTCGACACCTACGAGACCGGAATCGTGCTAACCGGCACCGAGGTCAAGAGCCTGCGGCAGGGCAAGGCGCAACTCGTCGACGGCTTCGCCACCGTCGACGACGGCGAGGTCTGGCTGCGCAACGTGCACATTCCCGAGTACACCGAGGGAACGTGGACCAACCACGAGCCGCGCCGGTCCCGCAAACTCCTGCTGCACAAGCACGAAATCCTCCGGCTGATCGGCAAGATCAAGGAGAGCGGGCTGAGCCTGATCCCGATGGCGCTGTACTTCAGCGACGGCAAGGCCAAGGTCGAACTCGCCCTTGCCCGCGGGAAGAAGGCCCACGACAAGCGCCAAGACCTGGCCAAGCGGGACGCGGACCGCGAGATGCAGCGGGCCATCGGCCGGGCGCGCAAGGGCATGCGTTAG
- a CDS encoding ATP-binding protein, translating into MTTPETTARQAEQNVLPLAVTDEHGAAQFRISQVQILNWGAYSGLQTMTVARSGTAIVGPSGRGKSTLLDAMASVILPNPQEFNQAARDDRGKKRERTVYSYARGHTDQRQDENRRSATTNYLRPPGGSGFPSGAAITWKTDDGRSATAFRLAWVGSDADGPDAINGATVYGFVNDAFDLAQLNGITAVRQGASPLSKTSLERLVDLSRGDVVDTSQARVHAKMRTIMGMGATDESQRLAMQLLRRAQASKGIFSINALFKEFVLTEPLALTRWDVALEAYREASRLYEEFETARRRTETLAPLPGIAEKYRAAGADYIAKHKLLIRDGDNPPRIQVWHAQKVIEWAEAAIENNRLSRAEVDENHALAAEAAEEADKREKDTLAQLTAAGGDRSEALGILLQQAKKNLAHVEIDRRQFERRLSTFELPLPTSPGDVTLTHTCLDDLAVQEAKTLQEASESAGKAEGRVWRLRDEAQAKQGEINELRARRSLIPKDADERRNQIVSALSIDTDRLRYAGELLQVKHDHRRWEKAVIGLLLPLSSTLLVDTRDFARVRRYVHDHDMRGSITITHAVSDVATPAPMAGGVPALLDIADHPFQGWLATELNETANFLCVETDSELDGTRPAWARGAITPAGMRTGSRNRFTKDDRRLRYPWIGWDTRRLLQELDDELESIQRELQVSDTVSKEAGQVRDSVRARLTELEILRTELTWDRIDASAMQERITELETQLMQANSPEVAHLMELLEVHREKAVTACSNLHRLKEEQARHDKERDDLASVMDAAKDRVEAAPPLTDEEHAALAATPFTAPTGTAGIAASLTTAISNLSEQIERHKQDREKLETAVVSRIAAYRNLDERTARETDGTIDSLPALLAIYQQLVTDDLPRAKGAWLVKVDEDMNRQLRGVLVQIQDDARTIKRGLDPINDVLRHVRFRTDAMLSIEPVERPSSDLNEFRKVITRYTSNTIGMDTERDADQVEKSFTQLRKHLAKLDDQSRAGDAWRRRVFDAREHVEFQAIETRPDGVKVIHDGVSGMSGGEGQELIAFILGAALRFRLGEGHEGPPRYASVILDEGFVKADSDYTGRSLSALQALGFQLIVGAPREKATAFEDYVESVAYINIDTDNPTQVRIYPMTMKEAMRLEQEQN; encoded by the coding sequence GTGACTACGCCTGAGACGACCGCGAGGCAGGCCGAGCAGAACGTCCTCCCTCTTGCCGTGACCGACGAGCACGGTGCGGCACAGTTCCGCATTAGCCAGGTGCAGATCCTTAACTGGGGTGCTTATTCAGGCTTGCAGACCATGACCGTGGCGCGATCGGGCACCGCAATCGTCGGACCGTCTGGGCGCGGCAAGTCGACCCTGCTGGACGCTATGGCCTCGGTGATCCTGCCCAATCCACAGGAGTTCAACCAGGCTGCTCGCGACGATCGCGGCAAGAAGCGCGAACGGACCGTCTATTCGTATGCACGTGGTCACACCGATCAACGGCAGGACGAGAACCGGCGCTCTGCGACGACGAATTACCTGCGACCTCCGGGCGGTTCTGGGTTTCCCAGCGGTGCGGCTATCACGTGGAAGACCGATGACGGGCGAAGCGCTACCGCATTCCGGCTGGCGTGGGTCGGCTCGGATGCAGACGGGCCAGACGCGATCAACGGCGCCACTGTGTACGGATTTGTCAACGACGCCTTCGACCTGGCACAGCTCAACGGCATCACCGCCGTCCGCCAGGGCGCCTCGCCACTGTCGAAGACGTCGCTGGAGCGTCTCGTTGACCTGAGTCGCGGAGACGTGGTCGACACGTCGCAGGCGCGGGTGCACGCGAAGATGCGCACCATCATGGGAATGGGCGCCACCGACGAGTCGCAGCGCTTGGCAATGCAGCTGCTGCGTCGTGCCCAGGCATCCAAAGGCATCTTCTCCATCAATGCCCTGTTCAAGGAGTTCGTGCTCACCGAACCACTCGCCTTGACCCGTTGGGATGTCGCGCTTGAGGCGTATCGCGAGGCGTCCCGGCTCTACGAGGAATTCGAAACCGCCCGCCGTCGCACCGAAACCCTCGCTCCTCTTCCCGGGATCGCCGAAAAGTACCGCGCTGCCGGCGCGGACTACATAGCCAAGCACAAGCTTCTGATCCGTGACGGAGACAATCCACCTCGGATTCAAGTGTGGCATGCGCAGAAGGTCATCGAATGGGCCGAGGCCGCCATCGAAAACAATCGTCTATCCAGAGCTGAGGTCGACGAAAACCACGCACTCGCAGCCGAAGCAGCCGAAGAGGCGGACAAGCGCGAGAAGGACACTCTCGCACAGCTCACCGCGGCCGGGGGCGACCGTTCTGAAGCCCTCGGGATCCTTCTCCAGCAGGCGAAGAAAAACCTGGCGCACGTCGAGATCGACCGGCGTCAGTTCGAGCGTCGGCTCTCCACGTTCGAGTTACCGCTGCCTACCTCGCCGGGAGATGTGACGCTCACCCACACCTGCCTCGATGACCTCGCCGTGCAGGAAGCGAAGACGCTGCAAGAAGCCTCCGAATCGGCTGGCAAAGCAGAGGGACGAGTCTGGCGGCTACGAGACGAAGCCCAAGCGAAGCAGGGCGAAATCAACGAGTTACGGGCACGGCGTAGCCTCATCCCGAAGGATGCTGACGAACGTCGCAACCAGATCGTGTCCGCGCTCAGTATCGATACCGACCGGTTGCGATATGCCGGGGAGCTGCTCCAAGTCAAGCACGACCATCGTCGATGGGAAAAAGCCGTCATCGGCCTGCTGCTGCCTTTATCGAGCACCCTCCTGGTCGACACCCGCGACTTCGCACGGGTGCGAAGGTACGTGCACGACCACGACATGCGAGGGTCGATCACCATCACCCACGCAGTCTCCGACGTGGCAACACCGGCCCCGATGGCTGGTGGGGTCCCGGCACTGCTCGACATCGCCGACCACCCATTCCAAGGATGGCTCGCAACCGAGTTGAACGAGACCGCGAACTTTCTCTGTGTGGAGACCGACTCCGAGCTGGACGGCACCCGCCCCGCATGGGCGCGGGGGGCGATCACCCCGGCCGGCATGCGCACCGGCTCCCGGAACCGATTCACCAAGGACGATCGTCGCCTGCGTTACCCATGGATCGGGTGGGACACCCGTCGACTGTTGCAGGAACTCGACGATGAACTCGAGTCGATTCAACGGGAACTCCAGGTCTCCGACACCGTGTCGAAAGAGGCCGGCCAGGTACGTGACTCGGTTCGTGCCCGGCTAACTGAGCTAGAAATCTTGCGGACCGAGCTGACCTGGGACCGAATCGACGCCTCGGCCATGCAAGAGCGGATAACCGAGCTCGAAACCCAACTCATGCAAGCGAACTCTCCTGAGGTAGCGCACCTCATGGAGCTGCTCGAAGTGCATCGCGAGAAGGCTGTCACCGCCTGTAGCAACCTACATCGACTGAAGGAGGAGCAGGCCAGGCACGACAAAGAACGCGACGACCTCGCCTCCGTCATGGACGCGGCGAAGGACCGTGTCGAAGCCGCACCACCGTTGACCGACGAGGAGCATGCCGCGCTCGCCGCCACCCCGTTCACCGCGCCGACTGGCACCGCCGGAATCGCCGCAAGCTTGACAACCGCGATCAGCAACCTGAGTGAGCAGATCGAACGGCACAAACAAGACCGGGAGAAGCTCGAGACTGCGGTGGTCAGCCGCATCGCCGCATACCGGAACCTGGACGAACGAACTGCGCGCGAGACTGATGGAACGATCGATTCCCTACCAGCCCTGCTGGCGATTTACCAACAACTGGTGACCGACGATCTCCCCCGAGCCAAGGGTGCCTGGCTCGTAAAAGTCGACGAAGACATGAACCGGCAACTACGGGGAGTGCTCGTCCAAATCCAGGATGATGCGCGGACCATCAAGCGAGGGCTGGACCCGATCAACGACGTGCTGCGCCACGTGCGGTTTCGTACCGACGCCATGCTCAGCATCGAACCGGTCGAGCGCCCTAGCAGCGACCTGAACGAATTTCGCAAGGTCATCACCCGGTACACCAGCAACACCATTGGGATGGACACCGAGCGAGACGCTGACCAGGTAGAGAAGTCCTTCACCCAACTACGAAAGCACCTGGCCAAACTCGACGACCAGTCGCGAGCCGGAGACGCCTGGCGGCGGCGAGTATTCGACGCCCGCGAACACGTCGAGTTCCAAGCCATCGAGACCCGCCCTGACGGGGTCAAGGTCATCCATGACGGCGTCTCGGGCATGAGTGGCGGCGAAGGACAGGAACTGATCGCTTTCATCCTCGGCGCCGCGCTGCGATTTCGCCTCGGCGAAGGGCATGAGGGCCCGCCCAGATACGCGTCGGTCATCCTCGACGAAGGGTTCGTCAAGGCAGACAGCGACTACACCGGCAGATCCCTGTCCGCCCTGCAAGCCCTCGGCTTCCAGCTCATCGTGGGCGCACCACGCGAGAAAGCGACTGCTTTTGAGGACTACGTGGAATCCGTCGCCTACATCAACATCGATACTGACAACCCGACCCAAGTACGCATCTACCCGATGACGATGAAGGAGGCTATGCGCCTCGAGCAGGAGCAGAACTGA
- the ftsE gene encoding cell division ATP-binding protein FtsE — protein MIRLEHVSKTYKTSTRPALDDVSVGIDKGEFVFLIGPSGSGKSTFMRLLLREDVPTRGRVFVADWNVAKLPRRRVPRLRQRIGCVFQDFRLLNNKTVAENVAFALEVIGKPRNDIRRVVPQVLQLVGLEGKADRMPHELSGGEQQRVAIARAFVNRPLVLLCDEPTGNLDPDTSQDIMLLLERINRTGTTVIMATHDHSIVDSMRRRVVELSLGRVIRDDARGVYGVGR, from the coding sequence GTGATCCGCCTTGAGCACGTGTCCAAGACGTACAAAACGTCGACCAGGCCCGCTCTCGACGATGTCTCGGTGGGCATCGACAAGGGCGAGTTCGTGTTCCTGATCGGGCCCTCCGGGTCCGGCAAGTCGACGTTCATGCGACTGCTCCTGCGCGAGGACGTGCCCACCCGCGGACGGGTCTTCGTCGCCGACTGGAACGTCGCCAAACTGCCGCGACGCCGCGTCCCCAGGCTGCGCCAGCGCATCGGCTGTGTGTTCCAGGATTTCCGGCTGCTGAACAACAAGACCGTCGCGGAGAACGTCGCCTTCGCGCTGGAAGTGATCGGCAAGCCTCGCAACGACATCCGCCGCGTGGTGCCTCAGGTGCTGCAGTTGGTCGGTCTTGAAGGCAAGGCAGATCGGATGCCACACGAGCTCTCCGGTGGCGAGCAGCAGCGGGTGGCGATCGCCCGGGCCTTCGTCAACCGGCCGCTGGTGCTGCTCTGCGACGAACCCACCGGGAACCTCGACCCCGACACCAGCCAGGACATCATGCTGCTGCTGGAGCGGATCAACCGGACCGGCACCACGGTGATCATGGCCACCCACGACCACTCCATCGTCGACTCGATGCGGCGCCGTGTCGTCGAGCTCAGCCTCGGCCGGGTCATCCGCGACGATGCTCGCGGCGTCTACGGCGTCGGACGCTAA
- the ftsX gene encoding permease-like cell division protein FtsX, whose product MRASFVFSEVVNGLRRNVTMTIAMILTTAISVGLLGGGLLVVRLIDKMQEIYQDRVEVVVFLTDDVSANDNDCTQQPCASIMSDLKRTSGVESVTFENRQKAFENFNKVFASQPELRDVARAEAMPASLRVKLSDQARFPALQQKFTGRPGVDNVVDQAEYLNRLFDVLNGIRNATFSIALVQALAALLLISNTIQLSAFTRRTETGIMRLVGATRWYTQLPFLLEAVVSGLIGAFLAIIGLLISKATFIDRVMAPVFGTGIIPNVEWGDIALISPVLLLVAAAVSAVTGYVTLRLYVRL is encoded by the coding sequence ATGCGCGCGAGCTTCGTATTCAGCGAGGTCGTCAACGGCCTTCGGCGCAACGTGACGATGACCATCGCGATGATCCTGACGACCGCCATTTCGGTGGGTCTGCTCGGTGGCGGTCTCCTCGTGGTCCGGCTGATCGACAAGATGCAGGAGATCTACCAGGATCGCGTCGAGGTCGTGGTGTTCCTGACCGACGACGTCAGCGCCAACGACAATGACTGCACCCAGCAGCCGTGCGCGAGCATCATGTCCGACCTCAAGCGCACCTCCGGCGTGGAGTCGGTGACCTTCGAGAACCGGCAGAAGGCGTTCGAGAACTTCAACAAGGTCTTCGCGTCGCAGCCCGAACTGCGCGACGTCGCCCGCGCCGAGGCGATGCCCGCCTCGCTGCGCGTCAAGCTGTCCGACCAGGCGCGCTTCCCGGCCCTGCAGCAGAAGTTCACCGGGCGGCCCGGCGTGGACAACGTCGTCGACCAGGCCGAATATCTGAACCGGCTGTTCGACGTGCTCAACGGAATCCGCAACGCGACGTTCTCCATCGCGCTGGTGCAGGCGCTCGCGGCGCTGCTGCTGATCTCCAACACCATCCAGCTCTCGGCGTTCACCCGGCGCACCGAGACCGGCATCATGCGGCTGGTCGGCGCCACCCGGTGGTACACCCAGCTGCCGTTCCTCCTGGAGGCGGTGGTCTCCGGTCTCATCGGCGCGTTCCTGGCCATCATCGGCCTGCTGATCTCCAAAGCCACCTTCATCGACCGGGTCATGGCACCGGTGTTCGGCACCGGCATCATCCCCAACGTCGAATGGGGCGACATCGCCCTGATCTCGCCGGTCCTGCTGCTCGTCGCGGCGGCCGTCTCGGCGGTCACCGGCTATGTCACACTCCGCCTCTACGTTCGCCTGTAG